Proteins co-encoded in one Streptomyces sp. SLBN-31 genomic window:
- a CDS encoding P-II family nitrogen regulator: MKLITAIVKPYRLDEVKTALQELGVHGLTVTEASGYGRQRGHTEVYRGAEYQVDLVPKVRIEVVVEDAVSDAVIDAIVKAAQTGKIGDGKVWALPVETVVRVRTGERGPDAL, translated from the coding sequence ATGAAGCTCATCACCGCGATCGTCAAGCCCTACCGCCTCGACGAGGTGAAGACCGCCCTGCAGGAGCTCGGTGTACACGGCCTGACCGTGACCGAGGCCAGCGGGTACGGACGGCAGCGCGGCCACACCGAGGTGTACCGCGGCGCCGAGTACCAGGTCGACCTCGTACCCAAGGTCCGCATCGAGGTCGTCGTCGAGGACGCCGTCTCGGACGCCGTGATCGACGCGATCGTCAAGGCCGCGCAGACGGGGAAGATCGGGGACGGAAAGGTGTGGGCACTGCCCGTCGAGACGGTCGTACGGGTGCGGACGGGCGAGCGCGGCCCCGACGCGCTCTGA
- a CDS encoding WxL protein peptidoglycan domain-containing protein, with product MRKLYALLLTLFLTGLTGLTGLTAPAHAADNGSWSVYPVSSEIAARPYFYLSADPGATIADKVVVANKTGGPLTFRLYAADAYNTPRDGGFAVRTAQERQRGVGAWARPARSRVTVPAHGRVTVPFTLSVPEGAEPGDHAGALVALDERIDKGAGSLVLGVRRAVAARVYLRVGGPAVPAIAVENVHLVHHQPLVPGLGDSTATVSYTLRNTGNVTLDPKVELRAKGLFGRTLLVRDLSRVPSELLPGQRVRLTEPWRGAPQLDWGKVELTASAKDTRESASASFLALPWVAALVLAAVAAVGTVLVLRARRGRARPSAPVRPSRRAVPTPFRPRSSPSARP from the coding sequence ATGCGCAAGCTGTACGCCCTGCTCCTGACGCTCTTCCTGACCGGCCTGACCGGCCTGACCGGCCTGACCGCGCCCGCGCACGCCGCCGACAACGGCAGCTGGTCCGTGTACCCCGTCTCCTCCGAGATCGCCGCGCGCCCGTACTTCTACCTCTCCGCCGACCCCGGGGCGACGATCGCGGACAAGGTCGTCGTCGCCAACAAGACCGGCGGACCCCTGACCTTCCGGCTCTACGCGGCCGACGCCTACAACACCCCGCGCGACGGCGGGTTCGCGGTGCGGACGGCGCAGGAGCGGCAGCGGGGAGTGGGTGCCTGGGCGCGGCCCGCGAGGTCCCGGGTGACCGTACCGGCGCACGGCCGGGTCACCGTCCCCTTCACCCTGAGCGTGCCCGAGGGCGCCGAACCGGGCGACCACGCGGGCGCGTTGGTGGCGCTCGACGAGCGGATCGACAAGGGCGCGGGTTCACTCGTGCTCGGCGTGCGGCGCGCCGTGGCCGCCCGCGTCTACCTCCGCGTCGGCGGTCCGGCCGTTCCCGCGATCGCCGTGGAGAACGTCCACCTCGTCCACCACCAGCCCCTCGTCCCGGGCCTCGGCGACAGCACGGCGACCGTCTCCTACACCCTCCGCAACACCGGCAACGTCACCCTGGACCCCAAGGTGGAACTGCGCGCGAAGGGCCTGTTCGGCCGCACACTCCTCGTCCGCGACCTGTCCCGCGTCCCCTCCGAGCTGCTGCCCGGCCAGCGCGTCCGGCTCACCGAACCCTGGCGCGGCGCACCCCAACTCGACTGGGGCAAGGTGGAGTTGACGGCGAGCGCGAAGGACACCCGGGAGTCGGCGAGCGCGTCCTTCCTCGCCCTGCCGTGGGTCGCGGCGCTGGTGCTCGCGGCGGTGGCGGCCGTGGGAACGGTGCTGGTGCTCAGAGCGCGTCGGGGCCGCGCTCGCCCGTCCGCACCCGTACGACCGTCTCGACGGGCAGTGCCCACACCTTTCCGTCCCCGATCTTCCCCGTCTGCGCGGCCTTGA
- a CDS encoding beta-xylosidase encodes MGPITRRRRWASLLGATALAVTAGGALACPAGAATNVDFATHCIPPAVAGIPPIDGTTTAAIAVDNPSPKVGDTVTVTYTVVKPAASNPTAIALPADIMTPTGKVTLGGAQTGAVTVAGPKKNDPVPGNGAFPSFSMTGTFKVTSAGSITLSPGDYNIHTSYILELDTPCTVTNPPAPTSATITATDSTPVNNRAIQLDKASGAPGDSVTVSGSGFTAGAAVTLAGRSGSSQTADKATVTAGSDGKISGALTVNDKTTTGIVAYEGSAWSDALGAGPAVYTVTDNTPVPAGSQKLTTTVKAGTLSMSQAGDSVALSAVDFGKGGASTGALQTVTVKDFRGGPAGWSLTGKVTDFTGPGAKIDAGKLSWTPACATKAGSPSTCKAGSAGTVGASGATLASTANGTLTGGEFTADAQLSLDVPAFTPPGSYSGVLTLTLS; translated from the coding sequence ATGGGTCCGATCACCCGAAGACGCCGCTGGGCGTCTCTGCTCGGGGCGACCGCGCTCGCGGTCACCGCGGGCGGCGCGCTGGCCTGTCCGGCCGGCGCCGCCACGAACGTGGACTTCGCCACGCACTGCATCCCGCCCGCGGTCGCGGGCATCCCGCCGATCGACGGCACCACCACGGCCGCCATCGCGGTGGACAACCCCAGCCCGAAGGTCGGCGACACGGTCACCGTGACCTACACGGTCGTCAAGCCCGCCGCCAGCAACCCCACCGCCATCGCCCTGCCGGCCGACATCATGACGCCCACCGGCAAGGTCACCCTCGGGGGCGCGCAGACGGGCGCCGTCACGGTCGCGGGTCCGAAGAAGAACGATCCGGTACCGGGCAACGGCGCCTTCCCGTCGTTCTCCATGACCGGCACCTTCAAGGTCACCAGCGCCGGTTCCATCACCCTCTCGCCCGGCGACTACAACATCCACACCAGCTACATCCTGGAGCTGGACACCCCGTGCACGGTGACCAACCCGCCCGCGCCGACGTCCGCGACGATCACGGCCACGGACTCCACCCCGGTCAACAACCGGGCCATCCAGCTCGACAAGGCCTCCGGCGCGCCCGGTGACAGCGTCACCGTCAGCGGCAGCGGCTTCACCGCCGGCGCCGCGGTGACCCTCGCCGGACGCTCCGGGAGCAGCCAGACCGCGGACAAGGCCACCGTCACCGCCGGCAGCGACGGGAAGATCAGCGGCGCCCTCACCGTCAACGACAAGACGACGACCGGGATCGTGGCGTACGAGGGCAGCGCATGGAGCGACGCCCTGGGCGCCGGGCCCGCCGTCTACACCGTCACCGACAACACCCCCGTCCCGGCCGGCAGCCAGAAGCTGACGACCACCGTGAAGGCCGGGACCCTCTCCATGTCCCAGGCCGGGGACTCCGTCGCGCTCTCGGCGGTCGACTTCGGCAAGGGCGGGGCCTCGACCGGCGCGCTGCAGACGGTCACCGTCAAGGACTTCCGCGGCGGACCGGCCGGCTGGTCACTCACCGGCAAGGTCACCGACTTCACCGGACCCGGCGCCAAGATCGATGCCGGGAAGCTGAGCTGGACCCCCGCCTGCGCCACCAAGGCGGGCAGCCCCAGCACCTGCAAGGCCGGTTCGGCGGGCACCGTCGGCGCCTCGGGGGCGACACTCGCCTCCACCGCCAACGGCACGCTCACCGGCGGCGAGTTCACCGCGGACGCCCAGCTCTCCCTGGACGTACCGGCGTTCACGCCTCCCGGTTCCTACTCCGGCGTCCTCACCCTCACGCTCAGCTGA